One Brassica napus cultivar Da-Ae chromosome A5, Da-Ae, whole genome shotgun sequence DNA window includes the following coding sequences:
- the LOC125609423 gene encoding transcription repressor OFP2-like produces the protein MGNHKFKFSDMIPNAWFHKLKDMTKQSKPKNKPISYSSSNTCNKKKLSSDSLPHNSSASHFSNSLVANSPHHNSPRNSTHRKRMSKRKTLYKPSLKPNTPPFASAGFDKSKIIGQDSSHCPFPALERSPEYFVYSFYEEESDELVDHSNFKIKTNNKAFTEKACPARNSTKKQLRSHLSVKINKEKEDDERRAEKKYQNQVSSGRKSSAGINLRRVNSPRIQLSGTRRSTSRSENKQAVLESFAVMKSSVDPKKDFRESMVEMIEENNIRASKDLEDLLACYLSLNPKEYHDLIIQVFEQIWRQLTKTK, from the coding sequence ATGGGGAATCACAAGTTCAAATTTTCAGATATGATCCCAAATGCATGGTTTCACAAGCTCAAAGACATGACTAAACAGtctaaacccaaaaacaaaCCTATTTCTTATTCTTCCTCAAACACTTGTAACAAGAAGAAACTCTCCTCAGATTCTCTTCCTCATAACTCTTCAGCCTCTCATTTCTCCAACAGCTTAGTAGCTAACAGTCCTCACCACAACTCACCAAGAAACTCTACTCACAGAAAAAGGATGAGTAAAAGAAAGACACTTTACAAGCCATCTCTTAAACCAAACACTCCTCCTTTTGCATCTGCTGGTTTTGACAAGAGCAAGATCATTGGTCAAGATTCGTCCCACTGCCCATTTCCAGCTCTTGAAAGGTCCCCTGAGTATTTTGTGTATAGTTTCTACGAAGAGGAGAGTGATGAACTCGTTGATCATTCCAACTTTAAGatcaaaacaaacaacaaaGCTTTCACAGAGAAAGCTTGTCCTGCAAGAAACTCAACCAAGAAACAGCTAAGAAGCCATCTTTCTGTGAAGATTAATAAAGAGAAAGAAGACGACGAACGCAGAGCAGAGAAGAAATACCAAAACCAAGTTTCTAGTGGAAGAAAATCATCTGCAGGGATAAACCTCAGAAGAGTAAATTCACCTAGAATTCAACTCTCAGGTACGCGTAGAAGCACGTCTAGATCAGAGAACAAACAAGCTGTTCTTGAGAGTTTTGCAGTGATGAAGAGTTCGGTTGATCCAAAGAAAGACTTCAGAGAATCAATGGTGGAAATGATAGAAGAGAACAACATCAGAGCTTCAAAAGACTTGGAGGATCTTCTTGCTTGTTACCTTTCCTTGAATCCAAAGGAGTATCATGATCTTATCATCCAGGTTTTCGAGCAAATCTGGCGTCAACTTACAAAaaccaagtaa
- the LOC106451422 gene encoding tubulin-folding cofactor A, whose product MEAIRNLKIKTSTCKRIVKELHSYEKEVEREAAKTADMKDKGADPYDLKQQENVLGESRMMIPDCHKRLESALADLKSTLAGLEETTGPEVEDAKKTVADVEKQFPTEDA is encoded by the exons ATGGAAGCGATTAGGAATCTGAAGATAAAGACATCAACTTGCAAAAGGATCGTGAAGGAGCTTCACTCCTATGAGAAAGAGGTTGAGAGGGAAGCTGCCAAGACCGCTGACATGAAGGACAAAGGTGCTGACCCTTACGACCTCAAACAGCAG GAGAATGTGTTGGGTGAGTCGAGGATGATGATTCCTGATTGCCACAAACGTCTCGAGTCTGCTTTAGCTGACCTCAAGTCCACTTTG GCGGGATTGGAAGAGACGACAGGTCCAGAAGTTGAAGATGCAAAGAAGACTGTCGCCGATGTGGAGAAGCAGTTTCCCACTGAAGATGCCTGA